One genomic segment of Procambarus clarkii isolate CNS0578487 chromosome 34, FALCON_Pclarkii_2.0, whole genome shotgun sequence includes these proteins:
- the LOC138370996 gene encoding involucrin-like, translated as MVSITSHTSLLGLSSTYIHCAARGYERQHEQRWCECGRVTVLDNINGQVTVLDNINGQVTVLDNNSGQVTVLDNNSGHVTVLDNTSGQVTVLDNNSGQVTVLDNNSGQVTVLDNISGQVTVLDNNSGQVTVLDNINGQVTVLDNNSGQVTVLDNNSGQVTVLDSISGQVTVLDSISGQVTVLDSISGQVTVLDNNSGQVTVLDNNSGQVTVLDNNSGQVTVLDNNSGQVTVLDNTSGQVTVLDNNSGQVTVLDNNSGQVTVLDSISGQVTVLDSISGQVTVLDSISGQVTVLDNNSGQVTVLDSISGQVTVLDSISGQVTVLDSISGQVTVLDSISGQVTVLDSISGQVTVLDSISGQVTVLDNNSGQVTALDNNSGQVTVLDNNSGQVTVLDNNSGQVTVLDSISGQVTVLDSISGQVTVLDSISGQVTVLDNNSGQVTVLDSISGQVTVLDSISGQVTVLDSISGQVTVLDSISGQVTVLDSISGRVIMMVWLQRVHEVTEDLVLSLQSSSLVCGVNTLTFSHRHSSVV; from the coding sequence TGGACAACATCAATGGCCAGGTAACTGTGTTGGACAACATCAATGGCCAGGTAACTGTGTTGGACAACAACAGTGGACAAGTAACTGTGTTGGACAACAACAGTGGCCACGTAACTGTGTTGGACAACACCAGTGGCCAAGTAACTGTGTTGGACAACAACAGTGGCCAAGTAACTGTGTTGGACAACAACAGTGGCCAAGTAACTGTGTTGGACAACATCAGTGGCCAAGTAACAGTGTTGGACAACAACAGTGGCCAAGTAACTGTGTTGGACAACATCAATGGCCAGGTAACAGTGTtggacaacaacagtggtcaagtaacagtgttggacaacaacagtggtcaagtAACAGTGTTGGACAGCATCAGTGGTCAAGTAACAGTGTTGGACAGCATCAGTGGTCAAGTAACAGTGTTGGACAGCATCAGTGGCCAAGTAACAGTGTTGGACAACAACAGTGGCCAGGTAACTGTGTTGGACAACAACAGTGGCCAAGTAACTGTGTTGGACAACAACAGTGGCCAAGTAACTGTGTTGGACAACAACAGTGGACAAGTAACTGTGTTGGACAACACCAGTGGCCAAGTAACTGTGTtggacaacaacagtggtcaagtaacagtgttggacaacaacagtggtcaagtAACAGTGTTGGACAGCATCAGTGGTCAAGTAACAGTGTTGGACAGCATCAGTGGTCAAGTAACAGTGTTGGACAGCATCAGTGGCCAAGTAACAGTGTtggacaacaacagtggtcaagtAACAGTGTTGGACAGCATCAGTGGCCAAGTAACAGTGTTGGACAGCATCAGTGGCCAAGTAACAGTGTTGGACAGCATCAGTGGCCAAGTAACAGTGTTGGACAGCATCAGTGGCCAAGTAACAGTGTTGGACAGCATCAGTGGCCAAGTAACAGTGTTGGACAGCATCAGTGGCCAAGTAACAGTGTtggacaacaacagtggtcaagtAACAGCGTtggacaacaacagtggtcaagtaacagtgttggacaacaacagtggtcaagtaacagtgttggacaacaacagtggtcaagtAACAGTGTTGGACAGCATCAGTGGTCAAGTAACAGTGTTGGACAGCATCAGTGGTCAAGTAACAGTGTTGGACAGCATCAGTGGCCAAGTAACAGTGTtggacaacaacagtggtcaagtAACAGTGTTGGACAGCATCAGTGGCCAAGTAACAGTGTTGGACAGCATCAGTGGCCAAGTAACAGTGTTGGACAGCATCAGTGGCCAAGTAACAGTGTTGGACAGCATCAGTGGCCAAGTAACAGTGTTGGACAGCATCAGTGGCCGGGTAATAATGATGGTCTGGCTTCAACGTGTCCACGAAGTCACCGAAGACTTGGTTTTAAGTCTCCAGTCATCGTCACTCGTCTGTGGTGTAAACACTCTTACCTTCAGTCATCGTCACTCGTCTGTGGTGTAA